From the Nitrobacter hamburgensis X14 genome, one window contains:
- the hslV gene encoding ATP-dependent protease subunit HslV → MQASQPEVWHGTTILTVRKGGKVVIGGDGQVSIGQTVIKSNAKKVRKLGKGDVIGGFAGATADAFTLFERLESKLEQYPGQLTRAAVELAKDWRTDRYLRRLEAMMLVADKDVSLVLTGTGDVLEPEAGVMAIGSGGNYALSAARALIDSDKDAETIVRRSLDIAADICVYTNRNLTIETLSTD, encoded by the coding sequence ATGCAAGCATCACAGCCGGAGGTGTGGCACGGCACCACGATCCTGACCGTCCGCAAGGGCGGCAAGGTCGTTATTGGCGGAGACGGCCAGGTCTCGATCGGACAGACCGTCATCAAATCCAACGCGAAGAAGGTCCGGAAGCTCGGAAAAGGCGACGTGATCGGCGGGTTCGCCGGCGCCACCGCCGATGCCTTCACCCTGTTCGAACGGCTGGAGAGCAAACTCGAGCAGTACCCCGGCCAGCTCACCCGCGCCGCGGTCGAACTCGCCAAGGACTGGCGCACCGACCGCTATCTGCGGCGGCTCGAAGCCATGATGCTCGTCGCAGACAAGGACGTGTCGCTGGTCCTGACCGGCACCGGGGACGTTCTGGAGCCGGAGGCCGGCGTGATGGCGATCGGCTCCGGCGGAAACTACGCGCTTTCCGCCGCGCGGGCGTTGATCGATTCCGACAAGGATGCGGAAACGATTGTCCGCCGCTCACTCGATATCGCCGCCGACATCTGCGTTTATACCAACCGAAACCTGACGATCGAGACGTTGTCCACGGATTGA
- the hisB gene encoding imidazoleglycerol-phosphate dehydratase HisB — protein MRTATIKRKTKETDIEVAVNLDGSGVSSVATGIGFFDHMLDLLARHSRIDIMVKADGDLHVDYHHTTEDVGIALGQAVKQALGTMAGITRYACAHMPMDETLSRVVIDISGRPMLVFKVEFPRDKIGEFDTELVREWFNAFAVNAGVTLHVETLYGENSHHIAESCFKGLARALRAAVAIDPRAAGEVPSTKGQLGG, from the coding sequence ATGCGCACGGCGACCATCAAGCGCAAAACCAAGGAAACCGACATCGAGGTCGCGGTAAATCTCGATGGCTCCGGTGTGTCCAGCGTTGCGACCGGCATCGGCTTTTTTGACCACATGCTGGATCTGCTTGCCCGCCATTCGCGTATCGACATCATGGTCAAGGCCGACGGCGACCTCCACGTCGATTATCACCACACCACGGAAGATGTCGGTATCGCGCTGGGCCAGGCGGTGAAGCAGGCGCTCGGCACGATGGCCGGCATCACCCGCTATGCCTGCGCCCATATGCCCATGGACGAGACGCTGTCCCGTGTCGTGATCGACATTTCGGGGCGCCCGATGCTCGTGTTCAAGGTCGAGTTCCCACGCGACAAGATAGGTGAATTCGACACGGAGCTGGTGCGGGAATGGTTCAATGCCTTTGCGGTCAATGCGGGCGTGACTTTGCACGTTGAGACCCTATATGGCGAGAACAGCCATCATATCGCCGAATCCTGCTTCAAGGGTCTGGCGCGGGCGCTTCGTGCGGCGGTGGCGATCGATCCGCGCGCTGCGGGCGAAGTGCCATCAACAAAGGGTCAGCTCGGCGGCTGA
- the hisA gene encoding 1-(5-phosphoribosyl)-5-[(5-phosphoribosylamino)methylideneamino]imidazole-4-carboxamide isomerase, translating into MEAVILFPAIDLKDGQCVRLEQGDMARATVFNFDPAEQARAFASQGFEYLHVVDLDGAFAGRPVNADAVERMLKNVAMPVQLGGGIRDLKTVEAWLKKGITRVIIGTAAVRDPVLVKEAAKAFPGRVAVGLDARDGKVAVEGWAETSEVTALDIARRFEDAGIAAIIFTDIARDGLLKGLNLDATIALADSISIPVIASGGFASIADVKALLAPRAKKLAGAIAGRALYDGRLDPAEALALIRAARAAA; encoded by the coding sequence GTGGAAGCCGTGATTCTTTTCCCCGCCATCGACCTCAAGGACGGTCAGTGCGTTCGCCTCGAGCAGGGCGACATGGCGCGCGCGACGGTGTTCAATTTCGATCCCGCGGAACAGGCGCGCGCCTTCGCGTCGCAAGGCTTCGAATATCTCCACGTGGTCGATCTTGACGGGGCGTTCGCCGGCAGGCCGGTGAATGCGGACGCGGTGGAGCGGATGCTGAAAAACGTCGCCATGCCGGTACAGCTTGGCGGCGGCATTCGAGACCTGAAGACCGTCGAGGCGTGGCTCAAGAAAGGCATCACGCGCGTCATCATCGGCACGGCGGCGGTGCGCGATCCTGTTCTGGTCAAGGAAGCGGCCAAGGCGTTTCCGGGGCGCGTGGCGGTCGGTCTCGATGCGCGTGACGGCAAGGTTGCGGTCGAGGGCTGGGCCGAGACGTCGGAAGTGACCGCGCTCGACATCGCGCGACGGTTCGAGGACGCCGGCATCGCGGCGATCATCTTCACCGATATCGCCCGCGACGGCTTGCTGAAGGGGCTCAACCTCGACGCCACTATCGCGCTCGCCGACAGCATTTCAATTCCGGTGATTGCGTCCGGCGGCTTCGCCTCCATCGCGGATGTGAAGGCGCTGCTCGCGCCGCGCGCGAAGAAGCTGGCGGGCGCCATTGCCGGACGGGCGCTCTATGACGGCCGGCTCGATCCGGCCGAGGCGCTGGCGCTGATCCGCGCCGCGCGCGCGGCGGCCTGA
- a CDS encoding phosphoribosyl-ATP diphosphatase has protein sequence MPRFTIHDLAATIDARAASGGDASYTRKLLDKGSGHCAKKFGEEAVETVIAAIENDRHHLIAEGADLMFHFLVLLKARGVTFEDIEFALAQRTTMSGLEEKAARNRE, from the coding sequence ATGCCGCGTTTCACGATCCATGATCTTGCCGCCACCATCGACGCTCGGGCTGCGTCCGGCGGCGATGCGTCCTACACGCGAAAGCTGCTCGACAAGGGCTCCGGGCATTGCGCCAAGAAGTTTGGCGAGGAAGCCGTCGAGACGGTGATCGCAGCGATCGAGAATGACCGGCATCATCTGATCGCCGAGGGCGCCGATCTGATGTTTCACTTCCTCGTGCTGTTGAAGGCTAGGGGCGTGACATTCGAGGATATCGAATTTGCCCTGGCGCAGCGCACGACGATGTCGGGACTCGAAGAGAAAGCTGCACGCAATCGCGAGTAG
- the coaA gene encoding type I pantothenate kinase codes for MDLRAEQQQYNPYRIFSRSEWAKLRDDMPMTLAADEIAALRSMHDRLDLTEVEEIYLPLSRLLSIYVASMQRLFVAQRRFLGIQDRKVPYIIGVAGSVAVGKSTTARVLQALLARWSPGPKVDLITTDGFLFPNAVLERHGLMQKKGFPESYKLPMLLAFLSDIKAGRAPVRAPVYSHLTYDIVPKSWIEVSQPDILIVEGVNVLQTGRLPRDGRAVPVVSDFFDFSVYLDAEEPVLRDWYVKRFLALRDTAFHDPRSYFHRYALLSDDEATATAIAIWERTNRANLEDNILPTRPRATLILKKGADHVVEQVALRRL; via the coding sequence ATGGATTTGCGAGCCGAACAGCAGCAATATAATCCGTACCGGATTTTCTCCCGTTCCGAGTGGGCGAAGTTACGCGACGACATGCCGATGACGCTGGCTGCGGACGAAATCGCGGCATTGCGGTCGATGCATGATCGCCTCGATCTCACTGAGGTCGAAGAGATTTATTTGCCTTTATCCAGACTGCTCTCGATCTATGTGGCGTCGATGCAGCGGCTCTTTGTCGCCCAGCGAAGGTTTCTCGGTATCCAGGATCGCAAGGTGCCGTATATCATCGGCGTGGCCGGCTCCGTTGCGGTCGGAAAATCGACCACGGCCCGCGTGCTGCAGGCGCTGCTCGCACGGTGGTCTCCAGGCCCCAAGGTCGATCTCATCACCACCGACGGCTTTCTGTTTCCGAACGCGGTGCTTGAGCGACATGGCTTGATGCAGAAAAAAGGTTTTCCGGAGAGTTACAAACTGCCGATGCTGCTGGCGTTTCTCAGCGACATCAAGGCGGGCCGCGCGCCGGTGCGCGCGCCGGTTTACTCGCATCTGACCTATGACATCGTGCCCAAGAGCTGGATCGAGGTCAGTCAACCCGATATCCTGATTGTCGAAGGCGTCAACGTTTTGCAGACCGGTCGGCTGCCGCGCGACGGCAGGGCCGTTCCGGTTGTTTCCGACTTCTTCGACTTCTCGGTCTATCTCGACGCCGAAGAACCGGTGCTGCGCGACTGGTACGTGAAGCGCTTCCTCGCCCTGCGGGATACGGCCTTCCACGACCCGCGATCCTACTTTCACCGCTACGCGCTGCTGTCGGACGACGAGGCGACCGCAACGGCCATCGCAATCTGGGAACGCACCAACCGCGCGAATCTCGAGGACAACATCCTGCCGACACGGCCGCGGGCGACGCTGATTCTCAAAAAGGGAGCCGACCATGTCGTCGAGCAGGTCGCGCTAAGGCGGCTTTAA
- the hslU gene encoding ATP-dependent protease ATPase subunit HslU produces the protein MTHFSPREIVSELDRFIVGQTDAKRAVSIALRNRWRRQQLTGSMREEVLPKNILMIGPTGVGKTEIARRLAKLANAPFIKVEATKFTEVGYVGRDVEQIVRDLVEVAIGQTRERKRKDVQARAQLAAEERVLDALVGANASAATRDSFRRKLRAGDLNDKEIEIETQSSGGAPMFEIPGMPGAQVGAISIGDIFGKMGGRTKTRRLTVVDSYEILVNEESDKLLDSDQLTQEAIAAVENNGIVFLDEIDKICVRDGRSGGDVSREGVQRDLLPLIEGTTVSTKHGAVKTDHILFIASGAFHIAKPSDLLPELQGRLPIRVELDALTRNDMRRILTEPEASLIKQYVALMQTEGVTLDITDDAIDALADIAVAVNSTVENIGARRLQTVMERVLDDISFSAPDRNGETVRIDAGYVQKHIGDLAKNADLSRFIL, from the coding sequence ATGACGCACTTCTCCCCTCGCGAAATCGTTTCCGAACTCGACCGTTTCATCGTCGGCCAGACCGACGCCAAGCGCGCCGTCTCCATCGCCTTGCGCAATCGCTGGCGGCGCCAGCAGTTGACCGGATCGATGCGCGAGGAGGTGCTGCCGAAGAACATCCTGATGATCGGCCCGACCGGCGTCGGCAAGACGGAGATCGCGCGACGGCTGGCAAAGCTTGCCAACGCGCCCTTCATCAAGGTTGAGGCCACGAAGTTCACCGAAGTGGGATACGTCGGACGCGACGTCGAACAGATCGTCCGCGATCTGGTGGAGGTCGCGATCGGCCAGACCCGCGAGCGCAAGCGCAAGGACGTACAGGCGCGCGCGCAGCTTGCCGCGGAGGAGCGCGTTCTCGATGCCCTGGTCGGCGCCAATGCGAGCGCCGCAACGCGCGATTCCTTTCGCAGGAAGCTGCGGGCCGGCGACCTCAACGACAAGGAAATCGAGATCGAGACGCAATCGTCCGGCGGCGCACCGATGTTCGAGATTCCGGGCATGCCCGGAGCGCAGGTCGGCGCGATCTCGATCGGCGATATTTTCGGCAAGATGGGCGGTCGGACCAAGACCCGCCGGCTGACCGTTGTCGACTCCTATGAAATCCTGGTCAACGAGGAATCCGACAAGCTGCTCGACAGCGATCAGCTCACGCAGGAAGCGATCGCGGCCGTCGAGAACAACGGCATCGTGTTTCTCGACGAGATCGACAAGATCTGCGTGCGTGACGGCCGCAGCGGCGGCGACGTGTCGCGCGAAGGCGTGCAGCGCGACCTGCTGCCGCTGATCGAGGGAACGACGGTCTCCACCAAACACGGTGCGGTGAAAACAGACCATATCCTGTTCATCGCGTCAGGGGCGTTTCACATTGCCAAGCCGTCGGATCTGCTGCCCGAATTGCAGGGCCGGCTGCCGATCCGCGTCGAACTGGACGCTCTGACGCGCAACGACATGCGGCGCATCCTGACCGAACCCGAGGCCTCCCTCATCAAGCAGTACGTCGCATTGATGCAGACCGAGGGCGTCACGCTCGACATCACCGACGATGCCATCGATGCGCTGGCGGATATCGCGGTCGCGGTGAACTCGACGGTCGAGAACATCGGTGCGCGACGGTTACAGACCGTCATGGAACGCGTGCTCGACGACATTTCATTCTCGGCCCCCGATCGCAACGGCGAAACGGTTCGTATCGACGCCGGATATGTCCAGAAGCATATCGGCGACCTCGCCAAGAACGCTGACCTGAGCCGGTTTATTCTTTGA
- a CDS encoding DUF2628 domain-containing protein: MSVYTVHAPPVDGTDVRGTTDKFVFVRDGFSFWAFVFGPVWLLYQRLWLAFAGYMVLSIALEVVLTLLHAGSGMRSIVMLLIAVLMGLEAASLRRWTLSRGKWRQFDVVVADDEEAAERRFFDRWTMTRGVNFDPSTVDRGAPPPTRNGPGQPSTPRSDIVGLFPQPGFPR, from the coding sequence ATGTCGGTCTATACAGTCCATGCGCCACCGGTCGACGGGACGGACGTGCGCGGCACCACGGATAAATTCGTGTTCGTTCGCGATGGCTTTTCGTTTTGGGCCTTTGTGTTCGGTCCGGTGTGGCTGCTTTATCAACGGCTTTGGCTGGCGTTCGCGGGATACATGGTCCTGTCGATCGCGCTGGAAGTCGTGCTGACGCTGCTGCACGCCGGCTCCGGCATGCGATCCATCGTCATGTTGCTGATTGCGGTCCTGATGGGACTGGAAGCGGCGAGCTTGCGGCGCTGGACGTTGTCGCGGGGCAAGTGGCGTCAGTTCGATGTCGTGGTCGCGGATGACGAAGAGGCCGCCGAGCGGCGTTTTTTCGATCGCTGGACGATGACGCGAGGTGTGAACTTCGACCCGTCAACCGTCGATCGCGGCGCCCCGCCGCCGACCCGTAACGGGCCGGGCCAGCCGTCAACGCCGCGGAGCGACATTGTCGGCCTGTTCCCGCAACCCGGGTTTCCGCGGTGA
- the hisF gene encoding imidazole glycerol phosphate synthase subunit HisF, with protein MFKVRVIPCLDVKDGRVVKGVNFVDLRDAGDPVEAAVAYDAAGADELTFLDITATHENRGIMLDVVRRTAEACFMPVTVGGGVRTIDDIRTLLRSGADKVSINSAAVSRREFVKEAAEKFGDQCIVVAIDAKRVSRAGGSDRWEIFTHGGRKSTGIDAIDYAQEVVSLGAGEILLTSMDRDGTRQGFDLPLTRLVADSVSVPVIASGGVGNLDHLVDGIREGHATAVLAASIFHFGEFTIRQAKDHMARAGLPMRLDP; from the coding sequence ATGTTCAAGGTCCGTGTCATACCCTGTCTTGATGTAAAGGATGGCCGGGTCGTCAAGGGCGTCAACTTCGTGGACTTGCGCGATGCCGGCGACCCGGTGGAAGCGGCGGTCGCATACGATGCTGCCGGCGCCGACGAGCTCACCTTTCTTGACATCACCGCGACGCACGAAAATCGTGGCATCATGCTCGATGTGGTCCGACGCACGGCGGAGGCCTGCTTCATGCCGGTGACCGTGGGCGGCGGCGTCCGCACCATCGATGACATCCGCACCTTGCTTCGCTCCGGTGCGGACAAGGTCTCGATCAACAGCGCAGCGGTCAGCCGGCGTGAGTTCGTCAAGGAGGCCGCGGAAAAGTTCGGCGACCAGTGCATCGTGGTCGCGATCGACGCCAAGCGGGTGTCGAGGGCCGGCGGCTCGGACCGCTGGGAAATCTTCACCCATGGCGGCCGCAAATCCACCGGCATCGATGCGATCGACTATGCCCAGGAGGTGGTGTCGCTCGGCGCCGGCGAAATCCTGCTGACCTCGATGGATCGCGACGGCACCCGCCAGGGTTTTGATCTGCCGCTGACCCGGCTGGTGGCCGACAGTGTTTCCGTGCCGGTGATCGCGTCCGGCGGTGTCGGCAATCTCGATCACCTGGTCGACGGGATTCGCGAAGGCCATGCCACGGCGGTTCTCGCCGCATCGATCTTTCATTTCGGGGAATTTACCATTCGCCAAGCCAAGGACCACATGGCCCGCGCCGGGTTGCCGATGCGGCTCGATCCCTGA
- a CDS encoding ATP-binding protein, with translation MARLFWIRARLRRLIRRHPRLHLAFRTVTTFSIAFGGAYGFVSGSRSADYDPNAFAIGVSFLFALACVALAILSMRLRWMRRKLRKISLHNETLADRNWELKEAEERARSLFESQDDLIVLRNADGLITSVNDAYCVLAQRSRADLLGSRFALPVLEQGESAIESNGTRIHDQRVETALGPRWIAWREGLVRIDANHPAELQCVGRDVTNRTETEYALGEARDHANAANRAKSRFLAMTSHEIRTPLNGIIGMSGLLLDTSLTPEQTTYVKAVKASGDALLSLIEELLDYSRIEAGKIDLESRPFILSDLIEDITELLAPRAQARQLEIAAYIDEQLPIEVIGDATRLRQILLNLAGNAIKFTPSGGVALIVEPGTEPGTIRFMVQDTGIGITPDAQARVFREFEQADEQIARNYGGTGLGLSISDRIVKRMGGRITLESKPGAGSTFEVSIPLPAHDSPPERKRFSTPDLTGHPIMLVAPQTIEASLLARRLERWGAETCTISDIAVAHALLPGRPWHTVLVDHAMGAEDVWRLGQTACRHAARRIVMVTPSTRHDLQTPGAGAFTGYLVKPLRTASIAARLAATADGPTALRATEGRHDCNTLEESEAPTTAPTQSLSILVAEDNEINALLIRSLLTRLGHDVILAANGEKALESWVAAGTAGAPYDLVLMDVQMPKLDGVETTKRIREREAGQRGSRTTILALTANALLDDRSACFEAGMDGFLVKPLDRDKLADALAGLMAARHIPA, from the coding sequence ATGGCGCGATTGTTCTGGATCAGGGCCCGTCTGCGCCGATTGATCCGACGACATCCCCGGCTGCATCTAGCTTTTCGGACCGTCACGACTTTCTCGATCGCGTTCGGGGGCGCCTACGGCTTCGTTTCCGGAAGCAGAAGTGCCGATTACGACCCGAACGCCTTTGCAATCGGCGTGAGCTTCCTGTTCGCGCTGGCGTGTGTCGCGTTAGCGATCCTGAGCATGCGCTTGCGCTGGATGCGCAGAAAGCTTCGCAAGATCTCCCTTCACAATGAAACGCTCGCGGACCGGAATTGGGAGTTGAAGGAAGCGGAGGAACGAGCACGTAGCCTCTTCGAATCGCAAGACGATCTGATCGTTCTGCGCAACGCGGACGGTCTTATCACCTCGGTCAACGACGCATATTGTGTTCTGGCTCAGCGATCGCGGGCGGATTTGCTCGGCAGCCGGTTCGCGCTCCCCGTTCTTGAGCAGGGTGAGAGCGCGATTGAATCGAACGGCACGCGCATCCACGATCAACGCGTCGAAACCGCGCTCGGTCCGCGCTGGATTGCGTGGCGCGAAGGCCTCGTGCGGATCGACGCCAACCATCCGGCGGAACTGCAATGCGTCGGCCGCGATGTCACCAACCGAACCGAGACCGAGTACGCGCTCGGTGAAGCACGAGATCACGCGAACGCGGCCAACCGGGCCAAATCGCGCTTCCTGGCGATGACCTCGCACGAGATTCGTACGCCGCTGAACGGCATTATCGGCATGAGCGGATTGTTGCTCGACACCTCGCTCACACCCGAACAGACGACATACGTCAAGGCGGTCAAGGCGTCCGGCGACGCACTGCTGTCGCTGATCGAGGAATTGCTCGACTATTCCAGGATCGAAGCCGGCAAGATCGACCTTGAAAGCCGTCCTTTCATCCTGTCCGACCTGATCGAGGACATTACCGAACTGCTGGCGCCGCGTGCGCAGGCGCGGCAACTCGAAATCGCCGCCTATATCGACGAGCAGTTGCCGATCGAGGTGATCGGAGACGCCACACGATTGCGCCAGATCCTGCTCAATCTTGCGGGAAATGCCATCAAGTTTACGCCGTCCGGCGGCGTCGCGCTGATCGTCGAGCCCGGTACCGAGCCGGGAACCATCCGTTTCATGGTTCAGGACACTGGCATCGGCATTACGCCGGACGCGCAGGCGCGGGTTTTCCGTGAGTTCGAACAAGCCGACGAACAAATAGCGCGCAACTACGGCGGAACGGGATTGGGATTGAGTATCAGCGATCGCATCGTCAAGCGGATGGGCGGACGCATCACGCTCGAGAGCAAACCGGGTGCCGGTTCGACATTCGAGGTGTCGATACCCCTCCCCGCTCACGACAGCCCACCTGAGCGAAAGCGCTTCTCCACGCCGGATCTGACAGGACACCCGATCATGCTGGTGGCCCCCCAAACCATCGAGGCGTCGCTGCTTGCCCGGCGGCTGGAGCGATGGGGCGCCGAGACCTGCACGATATCGGACATCGCTGTTGCCCACGCCCTGCTTCCGGGGCGGCCGTGGCACACCGTGCTCGTCGATCATGCCATGGGCGCGGAGGATGTCTGGCGGCTCGGTCAGACCGCATGCCGGCACGCGGCGCGGCGGATCGTCATGGTCACGCCGTCGACTCGGCATGACCTTCAGACCCCCGGCGCGGGGGCGTTTACCGGCTACCTGGTCAAGCCTCTGCGAACCGCGTCGATCGCGGCGCGATTGGCGGCGACGGCCGACGGCCCGACCGCGCTCCGGGCAACCGAAGGCCGGCATGATTGCAATACTCTCGAAGAGTCCGAGGCGCCGACCACGGCGCCCACGCAAAGCCTTTCGATCCTCGTGGCGGAGGACAATGAGATCAACGCGTTATTGATACGCTCGCTCCTGACCCGCCTTGGACACGACGTGATCCTCGCCGCAAACGGCGAGAAAGCACTTGAATCATGGGTCGCCGCCGGAACAGCGGGTGCGCCCTACGATCTCGTTTTGATGGACGTGCAGATGCCTAAACTCGACGGCGTCGAGACCACCAAGAGAATTCGCGAACGGGAAGCCGGCCAGCGCGGCAGCCGCACGACCATTCTGGCGCTGACGGCCAACGCGCTGCTTGACGATCGTTCTGCCTGCTTCGAGGCCGGCATGGATGGCTTTCTCGTTAAACCGCTCGATCGGGACAAACTGGCCGACGCGCTTGCGGGATTGATGGCGGCCCGTCACATCCCGGCCTGA
- the hisH gene encoding imidazole glycerol phosphate synthase subunit HisH produces the protein MSAAIIDYGSGNLHSAAKAFECAARGMEGMEKIVVTRDPDVVFRADRVVLPGVGAFADCRRGLDALDGMVQALTEVVRDKARPFLGICVGMQLMATRGKEHVTTDGLGWIAGDVEKISPRDESLKIPHMGWNTLDPVREHPVLEGLPLGPKGRHAYFVHSYQLNAANESDVLARADYGGPVTAIVGKDTAIGTQFHPEKSQRFGLALIANFLKWKP, from the coding sequence GTGAGTGCTGCGATCATCGACTATGGCTCCGGCAATCTTCATTCGGCCGCGAAGGCGTTTGAGTGCGCGGCGCGCGGCATGGAAGGTATGGAAAAGATCGTCGTGACCCGCGATCCCGACGTGGTATTCCGGGCCGATCGCGTGGTGCTGCCCGGCGTCGGCGCGTTCGCCGATTGCCGCAGGGGCCTCGATGCGCTCGATGGCATGGTCCAGGCCCTGACGGAGGTTGTACGCGACAAGGCGCGCCCGTTTTTGGGCATTTGCGTCGGGATGCAGCTCATGGCGACGCGGGGCAAGGAGCATGTCACGACCGATGGGCTCGGCTGGATCGCGGGCGATGTCGAAAAAATTTCGCCGCGCGACGAGAGCCTGAAGATTCCGCATATGGGCTGGAATACGCTCGATCCGGTGCGGGAGCATCCGGTGCTTGAGGGTCTCCCGTTGGGACCGAAAGGCCGTCACGCCTATTTCGTGCATTCCTATCAGTTGAACGCCGCCAACGAGAGCGATGTGCTCGCGCGGGCCGACTACGGTGGTCCGGTGACGGCGATCGTCGGCAAGGACACCGCGATCGGCACCCAGTTCCACCCCGAGAAGAGTCAGCGGTTCGGGCTGGCGCTGATCGCCAATTTCCTGAAGTGGAAGCCGTGA